AGACCGCAGAACAATAACAACAGTTCCGGAGGTTTCCGAAGCAGATTAGCAAATAATTAATTTTCATATATTATATTTAAGTGGTGTGAAGGGCAGGTTTTAGGATCTGTCCTTTTTTTTATTTAATTATTATTTTGATAATAAAATTTAACAATTTTTATGAATATGTTCATTTAACTTCTGTTTTAACTTATAATCAAAAAGATGTATAACAATTAATTAAATATTTTTTAAGATGAAAAAATTAGTTTTAGCAATAGCAATGATCGGAATAAGTGGTTTGGCAATGGCACAACAGACTACTCCTCAGGACAGACAGGCAAGAGCTGTAGAGATGAAGCAGAAAATGCAGCAGAAAGAACAGGAACGTATGGCACAGATGCAGAAAGATCTTAACCTGAACCCATCTCAGGTAGCTCAGATTAAAGCCCTTCACGAACAAAGAAAAGCTGAAATGAAAGCCAATTTTGAAAAGAACAAAGATGAAAGAATGGCTAAAATGGAAGAAATGAAAGCGAAAAGAGCTCAAATGGATGCCGATATGAAAAAGATCCTGACCCCTGAGCAATATGATAAATGGCAGGCGGACAGAAAAGCAAAGATGGAGGAAAGAAGGGTAGCAATGAAGGAAAGAAAAATGATGAAAAAGCCGATGAACACGGCTGTTCCTGATGCAAAATAAACGTTCATAATTTTGATTTTTTAATGTGTGAAGGATGGGATTTTTCCCGTCCTTTTTGTATTAATTTTCATTAAAGCTTTTGATTTCGGGCTTTTATTCCCTATTTTTGACTATAAATTTATACTTATGATCAGCGAAAAAATTGCAAAATTAATTAACGAGCAGATTGCTCACGAACAATATGCTGCACAATACTATCTTTCAATGTCTGCCTGGTTTTCAGGACAGGACCTTGACGGAATTGCCAACTATTTCAGAGTTCAAAGCAAAGAAGAGTTGATGCACGCAGATAAAATGTTTGATTACCTGAATGATGTAGGCGGAGAAATCATTATCGGAGAAATTGCAAAACCACCGCATCAGTTTGAAAATGCAACAGATATTTTCGAGAAAGCATTGGAGCATGAGAAAAAAGTAACAAAGAGCATTTTCAATATTGTAAAGAACGCTAATGATGAAGGAGATTTTGCAACAACATCTTTCATGCAGTGGTTCATTAATGAGCAGGTAGAAGAAGAAGCAAGCGCTTCGCAGTATGTGACGAAGATCAAGATGGTATGTGACAACCCTTCTGCATTATATCTTTTCGATCAGGAGCTGGCTCAGAGAGTTTTTACTCCTAATACTACCGCTTAATATCCATAATAAGCTAAAGAAATAGCCCCGCCGTTCAGAGAACGGCGGGGCTATTTTATTTTATTAAAAGTCTGGAATGGGTAGATTCCTTAATGAAGATCAGATAATCGAAATCAGCGGCAATATTGGTTTTCTGAAACTCTTCCGGAACTACCGTGGAACCGGCTCTTCTGAATTTTATTTCATCCCTGGTTATCCATCTTGCAGCCTCATTATTTTCTTTTTTAAGGCTTTTAAGGTCCAGAATGAAGATAGGAATGTCTAGGGAGTTCAACAGATATTCTGCTGTACCTTCATAGGCTGTTTGTGCAGGAAAAGGA
This region of Chryseobacterium vaccae genomic DNA includes:
- a CDS encoding ferritin → MISEKIAKLINEQIAHEQYAAQYYLSMSAWFSGQDLDGIANYFRVQSKEELMHADKMFDYLNDVGGEIIIGEIAKPPHQFENATDIFEKALEHEKKVTKSIFNIVKNANDEGDFATTSFMQWFINEQVEEEASASQYVTKIKMVCDNPSALYLFDQELAQRVFTPNTTA